The window AAAGAATAACAAGTACAACTCATTCCAAATATAAATTTCCACATTTCTCATGTTTCATACAGACTATGGTgacaacattttttgttgttgttgctgcttcTTTTGTCTAGCACGAGAATTTTGAAACCATACTTGAGTAACTCTTTTGGGTAAGCTAACGTCAGAAGCAATTCTTTCTAATTCTGAACTATCTGGATTTGCATCCACCTCAAAGTTGGCCTGCAGGACTTGAACTTGCTCCTCACTAAACGATGTCCGGACTCTTTTGTTACGATTAGGTTTCATCCATATGTTTTCACTTTCAAGACTTGGGTTGGGAGATAACTCTGCATGTGAGCTAACAGGTCTATGGATAGGATGGGGTTCTGTAAGGACAGCTGGTAATT is drawn from Hydractinia symbiolongicarpus strain clone_291-10 chromosome 8, HSymV2.1, whole genome shotgun sequence and contains these coding sequences:
- the LOC130653606 gene encoding LIM/homeobox protein Awh-like — translated: MHNTDTAPPDTPETHLEIKCCSCHRGIQSSDWVRRAKQNVYHLACFACDVCKRQLSTGEEFALLDNRILCKLHYVEQLELPAVLTEPHPIHRPVSSHAELSPNPSLESENIWMKPNRNKRVRTSFSEEQVQVLQANFEVDANPDSSELERIASDVSLPKRVTQVWFQNSRARQKKQQQQQKMLSP